Proteins from a single region of Urocitellus parryii isolate mUroPar1 chromosome 4, mUroPar1.hap1, whole genome shotgun sequence:
- the Pgghg gene encoding protein-glucosylgalactosylhydroxylysine glucosidase isoform X3, with the protein MEDAGEDPTTFTAQSLPSDPRLLATVTNAYLGTRVYHDTLHVSGLYNGAGGGTHRAILPSPLNVKLEAPAETGKQMEETFALDTNTGSFLHTLVSSSFQACQRIYAHRTLPHILAFSVSVARLDAGSSPITVLLRSSFSLESPDLDLHLGPDFQGVRYLYGHTLTPEQPGGPRQEVHMLWTPVPLTLTLGEHEKNRTWDFLTVVGSSQAEAQAYLQEALQLQARGSLYPAHAQSWAQLWAGCGLDVVGPLPLRQALRGSLYYLLSALPQLGALGYVCHGLSPGGLSNGSQEECYWGHVFWDQDLWMFPNILIFHPEAARAILEYRIRTLSGALENARNLGYQGAKFAWESAGSGLEVCPEDIYGAQEIHINGAVLLAFQLYYYTTQDLQLFREAGGWDVVSAVAEFWCSRVEWSSREKQYHLRGVMPPDEYHSGVNNSTYTNVLVQTSLHFAAGLAEDLGLPVPNQWLVVADKIKVPFDPERNFHPEFDGYEPGEWTGLLPRGLLPGLRAVHPPDGPSTAASSPGEEVKQADVVLLGYPVPFPLSPDVRRKNLEMYEAVTSPQGPAMTWSMFAVGWMELKDPLRARRLLDRSFANVTEPFKGHQGRHDL; encoded by the exons ATGGAGGATGCCGGGGAAGACCCGACCACGTTTACTGCCCAGTCTCTGCCCAGTGATCCCCGGCTCCTGGCCACTGTGACCAATGCATACCTGGGCACACGTGTGTATCATGACACACTGCATGTGAGTGGCTTGtacaatggggctgggggtggcacACACCGAGCCATTCTGCCCAGCCCCCTCAACGTCAAACTGGAGGCCCCTGCAGAGACAGGAAAGCAGATGGAGGAGACCTTTGCGCTGGACACCAACACAG GCTCCTTTCTGCACACCCTGGTGAGCTCCAGCTTCCAGGCCTGCCAGCGCATCTATGCCCACCGCACGCTGCCCCACATTCTGGCCTTCAGTGTGTCTGTGGCACGCTTGGATGCCGGGAGCTCGCCTATCACGGTGCTGCTGCGTTCATCCTTCTCCCTAGAAAGCCCAGACCTGGACTTGCATCTGGGGCCCGACTTCCAGGGAGTCCG GTACCTGTATGGCCACACACTCACCCCTGAGCAACCTGGGGGGCCACGACAGGAGGTGCACATGCTGTGGACACCAGTGCCCCTGACATTGACCCTGGGGGAACACGAGAAGAACAGGACCTGGGACTTCCTGACTGTGGTGGGCAGCAGCCAGGCAGAGGCCCAGGCCTACCTCCAGGAGGCCCTGCAGCTGCAGGCCAGAGGCTCTCTATACCCAGCCCATGCCCAGTCCTGGGCCCAGCTGTGGGCAGGCTGTGGCCTGGATGTGGTAGGACCACTGCCCCTGCGCCAGGCCCTTCGTGGCTCCCTCTACTACCTGCTCAGTGCCCTGCCCCAACTCGGGGCTTTAGGGTATGTCTGTCATGGCCTCAGCCCCGGGGGCCTCTCCAATGGGAGCCAGGAGGAGTGCTACTGGGGCCACGTCTTCTGGGATCAG GATCTCTGGATGTTCCCCAATATCCTGATATTCCACCCAGAGGCTGCCAGGGCCATCCTGGAGTACCGCATCAGGACACTGAGTGGGGCCCTGGAAAATGCCCGGAACCTGGGCTACCAG GGAGCCAAGTTTGCTTGGGAGAGTGCAGGCTCTGGCCTGGAGGTCTGCCCTGAGGACATTTATGGGGCTCAGGAGATCCACATCAATGGGGCGGTCCTGTTGGCCTTCCAGCTGTACTACTACACCACCCAG GATCTGCAGCTTTTCCGGGAGGCTGGTGGCTGGGATGTGGTCAGTGCTGTTGCTGAGTTCTGGTGCAGCCGGGTAGAGTGGAGCTCCAGGGAGAAGCAGTACCACCTGAGAG GAGTCATGCCCCCTGATGAGTACCACTCAGGAGTCAACAACTCCACCTACACCAATGTCCTGGTCCAGACCAG TCTGCACTTTGCAGCTGGTCTGGCCGAGGACCTGGGTCTGCCTGTCCCTAACCAGTGGCTGGTGGTGGCTGATAAGATCAAGGTGCCCTTTGACCCGGAGCGGAACTTCCACCCTGAATTTGATGGGTATGAGCCTGGTGAGTGGACTGGACTTCTGCCAAGGGGCCTTCTGCCTGGCCTAAGAGCCGTGCATCCACCTGATGGGCCCTCAACAGCAGCATCTTCCCCAGGAGAGGAAGTGAAGCAGGCTGACGTCGTGCTCCTGGGGTACCCCGTCCCCTTCCCCCTGAGTCCTGACGTCCGCAGGAAGAACCTGGAGATGTACGAGGCTGTGACATCCCCCCAGGGCCCAGCCATGACCTGG AGCATGTTTGCGGTGGGCTGGATGGAGTTGAAGGACCCGTTGAGGGCACGAAGGCTTCTGGACAGGAGTTTTGCCAATGTCACTGAGCCCTTCAAG GGTCACCAAGGCCGGCATGACCTTTGA
- the Pgghg gene encoding protein-glucosylgalactosylhydroxylysine glucosidase isoform X2, translating to MEDAGEDPTTFTAQSLPSDPRLLATVTNAYLGTRVYHDTLHVSGLYNGAGGGTHRAILPSPLNVKLEAPAETGKQMEETFALDTNTGSFLHTLVSSSFQACQRIYAHRTLPHILAFSVSVARLDAGSSPITVLLRSSFSLESPDLDLHLGPDFQGVRYLYGHTLTPEQPGGPRQEVHMLWTPVPLTLTLGEHEKNRTWDFLTVVGSSQAEAQAYLQEALQLQARGSLYPAHAQSWAQLWAGCGLDVVGPLPLRQALRGSLYYLLSALPQLGALGYVCHGLSPGGLSNGSQEECYWGHVFWDQDLWMFPNILIFHPEAARAILEYRIRTLSGALENARNLGYQGAKFAWESAGSGLEVCPEDIYGAQEIHINGAVLLAFQLYYYTTQDLQLFREAGGWDVVSAVAEFWCSRVEWSSREKQYHLRGVMPPDEYHSGVNNSTYTNVLVQTSLHFAAGLAEDLGLPVPNQWLVVADKIKVPFDPERNFHPEFDGYEPGEEVKQADVVLLGYPVPFPLSPDVRRKNLEMYEAVTSPQGPAMTWSMFAVGWMELKDPLRARRLLDRSFANVTEPFKVWTENADGSGAVNFLTGMGGFLQAVLFGSTGLRVTKAGMTFDPLCPAGLSGVCVSGISYQGNKLNFVISEDSVTVEVTAQAGPWAPLLEAELWPSQVRLPLLPGHKASFPHSAGRIQRSRP from the exons ATGGAGGATGCCGGGGAAGACCCGACCACGTTTACTGCCCAGTCTCTGCCCAGTGATCCCCGGCTCCTGGCCACTGTGACCAATGCATACCTGGGCACACGTGTGTATCATGACACACTGCATGTGAGTGGCTTGtacaatggggctgggggtggcacACACCGAGCCATTCTGCCCAGCCCCCTCAACGTCAAACTGGAGGCCCCTGCAGAGACAGGAAAGCAGATGGAGGAGACCTTTGCGCTGGACACCAACACAG GCTCCTTTCTGCACACCCTGGTGAGCTCCAGCTTCCAGGCCTGCCAGCGCATCTATGCCCACCGCACGCTGCCCCACATTCTGGCCTTCAGTGTGTCTGTGGCACGCTTGGATGCCGGGAGCTCGCCTATCACGGTGCTGCTGCGTTCATCCTTCTCCCTAGAAAGCCCAGACCTGGACTTGCATCTGGGGCCCGACTTCCAGGGAGTCCG GTACCTGTATGGCCACACACTCACCCCTGAGCAACCTGGGGGGCCACGACAGGAGGTGCACATGCTGTGGACACCAGTGCCCCTGACATTGACCCTGGGGGAACACGAGAAGAACAGGACCTGGGACTTCCTGACTGTGGTGGGCAGCAGCCAGGCAGAGGCCCAGGCCTACCTCCAGGAGGCCCTGCAGCTGCAGGCCAGAGGCTCTCTATACCCAGCCCATGCCCAGTCCTGGGCCCAGCTGTGGGCAGGCTGTGGCCTGGATGTGGTAGGACCACTGCCCCTGCGCCAGGCCCTTCGTGGCTCCCTCTACTACCTGCTCAGTGCCCTGCCCCAACTCGGGGCTTTAGGGTATGTCTGTCATGGCCTCAGCCCCGGGGGCCTCTCCAATGGGAGCCAGGAGGAGTGCTACTGGGGCCACGTCTTCTGGGATCAG GATCTCTGGATGTTCCCCAATATCCTGATATTCCACCCAGAGGCTGCCAGGGCCATCCTGGAGTACCGCATCAGGACACTGAGTGGGGCCCTGGAAAATGCCCGGAACCTGGGCTACCAG GGAGCCAAGTTTGCTTGGGAGAGTGCAGGCTCTGGCCTGGAGGTCTGCCCTGAGGACATTTATGGGGCTCAGGAGATCCACATCAATGGGGCGGTCCTGTTGGCCTTCCAGCTGTACTACTACACCACCCAG GATCTGCAGCTTTTCCGGGAGGCTGGTGGCTGGGATGTGGTCAGTGCTGTTGCTGAGTTCTGGTGCAGCCGGGTAGAGTGGAGCTCCAGGGAGAAGCAGTACCACCTGAGAG GAGTCATGCCCCCTGATGAGTACCACTCAGGAGTCAACAACTCCACCTACACCAATGTCCTGGTCCAGACCAG TCTGCACTTTGCAGCTGGTCTGGCCGAGGACCTGGGTCTGCCTGTCCCTAACCAGTGGCTGGTGGTGGCTGATAAGATCAAGGTGCCCTTTGACCCGGAGCGGAACTTCCACCCTGAATTTGATGGGTATGAGCCTG GAGAGGAAGTGAAGCAGGCTGACGTCGTGCTCCTGGGGTACCCCGTCCCCTTCCCCCTGAGTCCTGACGTCCGCAGGAAGAACCTGGAGATGTACGAGGCTGTGACATCCCCCCAGGGCCCAGCCATGACCTGG AGCATGTTTGCGGTGGGCTGGATGGAGTTGAAGGACCCGTTGAGGGCACGAAGGCTTCTGGACAGGAGTTTTGCCAATGTCACTGAGCCCTTCAAG GTGTGGACGGAGAATGCCGATGGGTCGGGGGCAGTGAACTTCCTGACAGGCATGGGGGGCTTCCTGCAGGCAGTACTCTTCGGAAGCACAGGCCTCAG GGTCACCAAGGCCGGCATGACCTTTGACCCCCTGTGTCCAGCGGGGCTCTCCGGAGTGTGTGTCTCTGGCATCTCCTACCAGGGGAACAAGCTCAACTTTGTCATCTCCGAGGACTCCGTGACAGTCGAGGTCACGGCCcaggctgggccctgggccccTCTGTTGGAGGCTGAGCTCTGGCCATCACAGGTTCGGCTGCCTCTGCTGCCAG GACACAAGGCCTCCTTTCCCCACTCAGCTGGCCGCATACAAAGATCACGCCCCTAG
- the Ifitm5 gene encoding interferon-induced transmembrane protein 5, with product MDTSYPREGPRASTPRQVDGAAHTALVLGPPSPPPRDHLIWSAFSTLYLNLCCLGFLALVHSIKARDQKVAGDLEAARRYGSRAKCYNILAAMWTLVPPLLLLGLVVTGALHLSRLAKDSAAFFSTKFEDTDYD from the exons ATGGACACGTCCTACCCCCGTGAGGGCCCCCGGGCCTCCACTCCCCGCCAGGTTGACGGTGCTGCCCACACAGCCCTGGTGCTGGGACCGCCAAGCCCCCCGCCTCGCGACCACTTGATCTGGTCGGCCTTCAGCACACTCTACCTGAACCTGTGCTGCCTCGGCTTCCTGGCGCTGGTGCACTCCATCAAG GCCCGAGACCAGAAGGTGGCCGGGGATCTGGAGGCAGCACGGCGATACGGCTCCAGAGCCAAGTGTTACAACATCCTGGCTGCGATGTGGACGCTGGTGCCtccgctgctgctgctggggctgGTGGTGACCGGTGCCCTGCACCTCTCCCGCTTGGCCAAGGACTCTGCGGCCTTCTTCAGCACCAAGTTCGAAGACACAGACTATGACTGA
- the Nlrp6 gene encoding NACHT, LRR and PYD domains-containing protein 6: MDEAGTSCSSLEPRAAAARELLLAALEDLSQEQLKRFRHKLRDAPMDGRSIPWGRLERADAMDLAEQLTHFYGPEPALDVARKTLKRADVRDVAARLKAQRQQRLGPSSSALLSVSEYKKKYREHVLRQHAKVKERNARSVKINKRFTKLLIAPETAALEEAPLGLAEEPEPERARRSDTHTFNRLFKRDQEGQRPLTVVLQGPAGIGKTMAAKKILYDWAAGKLYQGQVDFAFFMPCHELLELSGTRSLADLILDQCPDPGAPVRQMLAQPQRLLFILDGADELPATGTAEAEPCTDPFEATSGTRVLGGLLSKALLPSARLLVTTRTAAPGRLQGRLCSPQCAEVRGFSDKDKKKYFYKFFQDEWRAERAYRFVKENETLYGLCFVPFVCWIVCTVLRQQLDLGQDLSRTSKTTTSVYLLFIASVLSSTGADGSWVQRELRKLCLLAREGVLRRKAQFTEKDLEKLELRGSKVQTLFLCKKEMPGVLKTEVIFRFIDQSFQEFFAALSYMLEEEGASGAPTTGSVGSLLRTDTELSGHLALTTRFLFGLLSTERIRDIEHHFGCVVPERVKEDALRWVQGQGCPRTASEGMEDTEELDEEIEEPNIPLELLYCLYETQEEAFVRQALSSLPELALERVRLSRMDLEVLSYCVRCCPAGQALRLVNIGLAAAQEKKKKKSLVKRLQGSRASTKQLLGSPLRPLCEAMTDQQCGLSSLTLSHCKLPDVICRDLSEALKVAPALTDLSLLHNRVSEAGLRMLSEGLAWPQCRVQTLRVQLSGLPGALQYLVGMLRQSPALTTLDLSGCQLSDPTVTYMCAVLQHPSCSLQTLRLASVELSELAKQELQAVKTAKPDLVIIHSELDSHPEPPRGFNSVL, encoded by the exons ATGGATGAGGCAGGGACCTCCTGCTCCAG CTTGGAGCCCCGCGCTGCGGCAGCCCGCGAGCTGCTCCTGGCCGCGCTGGAGGACCTGAGCCAGGAGCAGCTGAAGCGCTTCCGCCACAAGCTGCGGGATGCGCCGATGGACGGGCGCAGCATCCCTTGGGGGAGACTGGAGCGTGCGGACGCTATGGACCTAGCGGAGCAGCTGACCCATTTTTATGGGCCAGAGCCAGCGCTGGATGTGGCCCGCAAGACCCTGAAGAGAGCCGACGTGCGCGACGTGGCGGCCCGGCTCAAGGCGCAGCGGCAGCAGC GGCTCGGCCCCAGCTCCTCGGCGCTGCTCTCCGTGTCCG AGTACAAGAAGAAATACCGCGAGCACGTGCTGAGGCAACACGCCAAAGTGAAGGAGAGGAACGCGCGCTCGGTGAAGATCAACAAGCGCTTCACCAAGCTACTCATCGCGCCCGAGACCGCCGCCCTGGAGGAGGCACCGCTGGGGCTTGCGGAGGAGCCAGAGCCGGAGCGCGCACGGCGCTCGGACACACACACGTTCAACCGACTGTTCAAGCGGGACCAGGAAGGCCAGCGGCCGCTGACCGTCGTACTGCAGGGCCCAGCGGGCATTGGCAAGACCATGGCGGCCAAGAAAATCCTGTATGACTGGGCGGCGGGCAAGTTGTACCAAGGCCAAGTGGATTTCGCCTTCTTCATGCCATGCCACGAGCTGCTGGAGCTGTCGGGCACACGCAGCTTGGCTGACCTGATCCTGGACCAGTGCCCCGATCCGGGCGCGCCCGTGCGACAGATGCTAGCGCAGCCTCAGCGGCTGCTCTTCATACTAGATGGCGCAGACGAGCTGCCGGCCACCGGGACCGCCGAAGCCGAGCCCTGCACAGACCCCTTTGAGGCAACTAGCGGTACGCGGGTGCTGGGCGGGCTGCTGAGCAAAGCGCTGCTGCCCTCCGCCCGCCTGCTGGTGACCACGCGCACGGCCGCCCCTGGGAGGCTGCAGGGCCGCCTGTGTTCACCACAGTGCGCAGAGGTGCGAGGTTTCTCCGATAAGGACAAGAAGAAGTACTTCTACAAGTTCTTCCAGGATGAGTGGAGGGCCGAGCGTGCCTATCGCTTCGTGAAAGAGAATGAGACGCTGTACGGCTTGTGTTTCGTGCCCTTCGTGTGTTGGATCGTGTGCACCGTGCTGCGCCAGCAGTTGGATTTGGGCCAGGACCTGTCGCGCACCTCCAAGACCACCACTTCGGTGTACCTTCTCTTCATCGCCAGCGTGCTGAGCTCCACTGGTGCCGACGGTTCCTGGGTGCAGAGAGAGCTGCGCAAGCTGTGCCTCCTGGCCCGTGAGGGCGTCCTCCGGCGTAAGGCGCAGTTCACCGAAAAAGACCTGGAGAAACTGGAGCTTCGCGGCTCCAAAGTGCAGACACTATTTCTCTGCAAGAAGGAGATGCCAGGCGTGCTGAAGACAGAGGTCATCTTCCGATTCATTGACCAGAGTTTCCAGGAGTTCTTCGCAGCACTGTCCTACATGCTTGAGGAGGAGGGGGCTTCTGGGGCACCGACGACGGGTAGCGTGGGGTCACTCCTGCGCACAGACACGGAGCTAAGTGGACACCTGGCGCTCACCACCCGCTTCCTCTTCGGGCTGCTGAGCACAGAGCGGATCCGAGACATCGAGCATCACTTTGGTTGTGTGGTTCCAGAGCGTGTGAAGGAGGACGCCCTGCGGTGGGTGCAGGGACAGGGCTGCCCCAGGACTGCATCAGAGGGgatggaggacacagaggaacTAGACGAGGAGATAGAAGAGCCCAACATCCCCCTAGAGCTGTTGTACTGCCTGTATGAGACACAGGAGGAGGCTTTTGTGCGGCAGGCCCTGAGCAGCCTCCCAGAGCTGGCACTGGAGCGAGTGCGACTGAGTCGCATGGATCTGGAGGTTCTGAGCTACTGTGTGCGATGCTGCCCGGCTGGACAGGCACTGCGGCTGGTTAACATTGGACTGGCGGCTgcacaagagaagaaaaagaagaagagcctGGTGAAGCGGCTGCAGGG TTCTCGAGCCTCCACAAAACAACTCCTGGGTTCACCACTGCGTCCACTTTGTGAGGCCATGACTGACCAACAGTGCGGCCTAAGCAGCCTGAC GCTGTCCCACTGCAAACTCCCCGATGTCATCTGCCGAGACCTCTCGGAGGCCCTGAAGGTCGCACCCGCCCTGACGGACCTCAGCCTCCTCCACAACAGGGTCAGTGAGGCAGGCCTGCGTATGCTGAGCGAAGGCCTGGCTTGGCCCCAGTGCCGGGTGCAGACACTCAG GGTGCAGCTGTCTGGCCTCCCGGGAGCACTCCAGTACCTGGTAGGCATGCTCCGGCAGAGCCCTGCCCTGACCACCCTGGACCTCAGCGGCTGCCAGCTGTCTGACCCCACAGTGACCTACATGTGTGCAGTCCTGCAGCACCCATCATGCAGCCTACAGACCCTCAG ACTGGCCTCTGTGGAGCTGAGTGAGCTGGCCAAGCAGGAGTTGCAGGCCGTGAAGACAGCAAAGCCAGATCTGGTCATCATACACTCAGAGCTGGACAGCCACCCGGAGCCTCCCAGGGGGTTCAACAGTGTCCTCTGA
- the Pgghg gene encoding protein-glucosylgalactosylhydroxylysine glucosidase isoform X1 — translation MEDAGEDPTTFTAQSLPSDPRLLATVTNAYLGTRVYHDTLHVSGLYNGAGGGTHRAILPSPLNVKLEAPAETGKQMEETFALDTNTGSFLHTLVSSSFQACQRIYAHRTLPHILAFSVSVARLDAGSSPITVLLRSSFSLESPDLDLHLGPDFQGVRYLYGHTLTPEQPGGPRQEVHMLWTPVPLTLTLGEHEKNRTWDFLTVVGSSQAEAQAYLQEALQLQARGSLYPAHAQSWAQLWAGCGLDVVGPLPLRQALRGSLYYLLSALPQLGALGYVCHGLSPGGLSNGSQEECYWGHVFWDQDLWMFPNILIFHPEAARAILEYRIRTLSGALENARNLGYQGAKFAWESAGSGLEVCPEDIYGAQEIHINGAVLLAFQLYYYTTQDLQLFREAGGWDVVSAVAEFWCSRVEWSSREKQYHLRGVMPPDEYHSGVNNSTYTNVLVQTSLHFAAGLAEDLGLPVPNQWLVVADKIKVPFDPERNFHPEFDGYEPGEWTGLLPRGLLPGLRAVHPPDGPSTAASSPGEEVKQADVVLLGYPVPFPLSPDVRRKNLEMYEAVTSPQGPAMTWSMFAVGWMELKDPLRARRLLDRSFANVTEPFKVWTENADGSGAVNFLTGMGGFLQAVLFGSTGLRVTKAGMTFDPLCPAGLSGVCVSGISYQGNKLNFVISEDSVTVEVTAQAGPWAPLLEAELWPSQVRLPLLPGHKASFPHSAGRIQRSRP, via the exons ATGGAGGATGCCGGGGAAGACCCGACCACGTTTACTGCCCAGTCTCTGCCCAGTGATCCCCGGCTCCTGGCCACTGTGACCAATGCATACCTGGGCACACGTGTGTATCATGACACACTGCATGTGAGTGGCTTGtacaatggggctgggggtggcacACACCGAGCCATTCTGCCCAGCCCCCTCAACGTCAAACTGGAGGCCCCTGCAGAGACAGGAAAGCAGATGGAGGAGACCTTTGCGCTGGACACCAACACAG GCTCCTTTCTGCACACCCTGGTGAGCTCCAGCTTCCAGGCCTGCCAGCGCATCTATGCCCACCGCACGCTGCCCCACATTCTGGCCTTCAGTGTGTCTGTGGCACGCTTGGATGCCGGGAGCTCGCCTATCACGGTGCTGCTGCGTTCATCCTTCTCCCTAGAAAGCCCAGACCTGGACTTGCATCTGGGGCCCGACTTCCAGGGAGTCCG GTACCTGTATGGCCACACACTCACCCCTGAGCAACCTGGGGGGCCACGACAGGAGGTGCACATGCTGTGGACACCAGTGCCCCTGACATTGACCCTGGGGGAACACGAGAAGAACAGGACCTGGGACTTCCTGACTGTGGTGGGCAGCAGCCAGGCAGAGGCCCAGGCCTACCTCCAGGAGGCCCTGCAGCTGCAGGCCAGAGGCTCTCTATACCCAGCCCATGCCCAGTCCTGGGCCCAGCTGTGGGCAGGCTGTGGCCTGGATGTGGTAGGACCACTGCCCCTGCGCCAGGCCCTTCGTGGCTCCCTCTACTACCTGCTCAGTGCCCTGCCCCAACTCGGGGCTTTAGGGTATGTCTGTCATGGCCTCAGCCCCGGGGGCCTCTCCAATGGGAGCCAGGAGGAGTGCTACTGGGGCCACGTCTTCTGGGATCAG GATCTCTGGATGTTCCCCAATATCCTGATATTCCACCCAGAGGCTGCCAGGGCCATCCTGGAGTACCGCATCAGGACACTGAGTGGGGCCCTGGAAAATGCCCGGAACCTGGGCTACCAG GGAGCCAAGTTTGCTTGGGAGAGTGCAGGCTCTGGCCTGGAGGTCTGCCCTGAGGACATTTATGGGGCTCAGGAGATCCACATCAATGGGGCGGTCCTGTTGGCCTTCCAGCTGTACTACTACACCACCCAG GATCTGCAGCTTTTCCGGGAGGCTGGTGGCTGGGATGTGGTCAGTGCTGTTGCTGAGTTCTGGTGCAGCCGGGTAGAGTGGAGCTCCAGGGAGAAGCAGTACCACCTGAGAG GAGTCATGCCCCCTGATGAGTACCACTCAGGAGTCAACAACTCCACCTACACCAATGTCCTGGTCCAGACCAG TCTGCACTTTGCAGCTGGTCTGGCCGAGGACCTGGGTCTGCCTGTCCCTAACCAGTGGCTGGTGGTGGCTGATAAGATCAAGGTGCCCTTTGACCCGGAGCGGAACTTCCACCCTGAATTTGATGGGTATGAGCCTGGTGAGTGGACTGGACTTCTGCCAAGGGGCCTTCTGCCTGGCCTAAGAGCCGTGCATCCACCTGATGGGCCCTCAACAGCAGCATCTTCCCCAGGAGAGGAAGTGAAGCAGGCTGACGTCGTGCTCCTGGGGTACCCCGTCCCCTTCCCCCTGAGTCCTGACGTCCGCAGGAAGAACCTGGAGATGTACGAGGCTGTGACATCCCCCCAGGGCCCAGCCATGACCTGG AGCATGTTTGCGGTGGGCTGGATGGAGTTGAAGGACCCGTTGAGGGCACGAAGGCTTCTGGACAGGAGTTTTGCCAATGTCACTGAGCCCTTCAAG GTGTGGACGGAGAATGCCGATGGGTCGGGGGCAGTGAACTTCCTGACAGGCATGGGGGGCTTCCTGCAGGCAGTACTCTTCGGAAGCACAGGCCTCAG GGTCACCAAGGCCGGCATGACCTTTGACCCCCTGTGTCCAGCGGGGCTCTCCGGAGTGTGTGTCTCTGGCATCTCCTACCAGGGGAACAAGCTCAACTTTGTCATCTCCGAGGACTCCGTGACAGTCGAGGTCACGGCCcaggctgggccctgggccccTCTGTTGGAGGCTGAGCTCTGGCCATCACAGGTTCGGCTGCCTCTGCTGCCAG GACACAAGGCCTCCTTTCCCCACTCAGCTGGCCGCATACAAAGATCACGCCCCTAG